The Paenibacillus pabuli DNA segment CCCCGCACTTTTCAACGTGCGTGGGTTCGGGCCTCCAGTGCGTGTTACCGCACCTTCACCCTGGACAGGGGTAGATCACCCGGTTTCGGGTCTACGTCCACGTACTACATCGCCCTATTCAGACTCGCTTTCGCTGCGGCTCCGGCTCTTCACCTTAACCTTGCACGGGAACGTAACTCGCCGGTTCATTCTACAAAAGGCACGCCATCACCCCTAAAACGGGCTCTGACTTCTTGTAAGCACACGGTTTCAGGTTCTATTTCACTCCCCTTCCGGGGTGCTTTTCACCTTTCCCTCACGGTACTGCTTCACTATCGGTCGCTAGGAAGTATTTAGCCTTGGCAGATGGTCCTGCCGGATTCATACGGGGTTTCACGTGCCCCGCACTACTCGGGATCCGTCTCGGAGGGAACAGACTTTCAATTACAGGGCTTTTACCTTCTTTGGCGGGCCTTTCCAGACCTCTTCGTTTAACCGGTTCCTTTGTAACTCCATGTGAGACGTCCCACAACCCCAGAGAGCAAGCTCTCTGGTTTGGGCTGTTCCGCGTTCGCTCGCCGCTACTGACGGAATCACTATTGTTTTCTCTTCCTCAAGGTACTTAGATGTTTCAGTTCCCCTGGTATGCCTCTACATAACCTATGTATTCAGTTATGAGTAACTGGATATTACCCCAGCTGGGTTTCCCCATTCGGACACCCCCGGATCAAAGCTTGCTTACAGCTCCCCGAGGCAGTTTCGTTGTTCGCCACGTCCTTCATCGGCTCCTAGCGCCTAGGCATCCTCCGTGTGCTCTTAGTAGCTTAACCAATTGCTCAAGTGAGCAATGCAGTTATCACTAATATTTGAAACTTGTTTAACACAAGTTCAGCTAAAAGGAATGTTCTAATTCGCATTTTTCGTTTCGATATCTAGTTTTCAAAGAACAAGCTCCATGCAAAAGCAAGCTGTTTTGAGAGTTTGAGCTCTCAAAACTGAGCAACGAGTGAGCAACTAGCCGACCTGGCTAGATTTTGGTTTTGAATGTTTCCGCTACGGGAAACGATTCTCCATAGAAAGGAGGTGATCCAGCCGCACCTTCCGATACGGCTACCTTGTTACGACTTCACCCCAATCATCTATCCCACCTTCGGCGGCTGGCTCCTTGCGGTTACCCCACCGACTTCGGGTGTTATAAACTCTCGTGGTGTGACGGGCGGTGTGTACAAGACCCGGGAACGTATTCACCGCGGCATGCTGATCCGCGATTACTAGCAATTCCGACTTCATGCAGGCGAGTTGCAGCCTGCAATCCGAACTGAGACCGGCTTTTTAGGATTCGTTCCACCTCGCGGCTTCACTGCCCGTTGTACCGGCCATTGTAGTACGTGTGTAGCCCAGGTCATAAGGGGCATGATGATTTGACGTCATCCCCACCTTCCTCCGGTTTGTCACCGGCAGTCACCTTAGAGTGCCCACCCGAAGTGCTGGCAACTAAGATCAAGGGTTGCGCTCGTTGCGGGACTTAACCCAACATCTCACGACACGAGCTGACGACAACCATGCACCACCTGTCTTGAATGTCCCGAAGGAAAGGTACATCTCTGCACCGGTCATTCAGATGTCAAGACCTGGTAAGGTTCTTCGCGTTGCTTCGAATTAAACCACATACTCCACTGCTTGTGCGGGTCCCCGTCAATTCCTTTGAGTTTCAGTCTTGCGACCGTACTCCCCAGGCGGAGTGCTTAATGTGTTAACTTCGGCACCAAGGGTATCGAAACCCCTAACACCTAGCACTCATCGTTTACGGCGTGGACTACCAGGGTATCTAATCCTGTTTGCTCCCCACGCTTTCGCGCCTCAGCGTCAGTTACAGCCCAGAGAGTCGCCTTCGCCACTGGTGTTCCTCCACATCTCTACGCATTTCACCGCTACACGTGGAATTCCACTCTCCTCTTCTGCACTCAAGTCACCCAGTTTCCAGTGCGATCCGGGGTTGAGCCCCGGGATTAAACACCAGACTTAAATGACCGCCTGCGCGCGCTTTACGCCCAATAATTCCGGACAACGCTTGCCCCCTACGTATTACCGCGGCTGCTGGCACGTAGTTAGCCGGGGCTTTCTTCTCAGGTACCGTCACTCCTTGAGCAGTTACTCTCAAGGACGTTCTTCCCTGGCAACAGAGCTTTACGATCCGAAAACCTTCATCACTCACGCGGCATTGCTCCGTCAGGCTTTCGCCCATTGCGGAAGATTCCCTACTGCTGCCTCCCGTAGGAGTCTGGGCCGTGTCTCAGTCCCAGTGTGGCCGATCACCCTCTCAGGTCGGCTACGCATCGTCGCCTTGGTGAGCCGTTACCTCACCAACTAGCTAATGCGCCGCAGGCCCATCCTCAAGTGACAGATTGCTCCGTCTTTCCAGCTTCCTTCAGGCGAAAGAAGCAAGTATTCGGTATTAGCTACCGTTTCCGGTAGTTGTCCCAAGCTTGAGGGCAGGTTGCCTACGTGTTACTCACCCGTCCGCCGCTAAGTATCAAGAAAGCAAGCTTTCTATCAACTCCGCTCGACTTGCATGTATTAGGCATGCCGCCAGCGTTCGTCCTGAGCCAGGATCAAACTCTCCAATAAAGTATTGAAAAGAGCGATTAGCTCATTTTGAATCTGACGAGATTAAAAATCTCATTTGTTGTTCCAGTTTTCATACAGCCAATTGGCATGCACCAAAAACCTTCACGTTCATCCTGCAAGCAGAATGATTACTCACTCGTTGTTCAGTTTTCAAAGATCAAACGTTGTTTGCATCCGAGCGTTATTCTCTTCAGCAACTCTTATATATTATCACGTCCAAACCAATTTAGCAAGCACTTTTTTTAAGTTTCTTTCGAAGCTTTTCAGTAGCTTACGGCACCGTGTTTCTCGTGTTTTCTTGGCCGGAAAATTAATATATCATATATCGCAACATCTTGTAAAGTGTTTTATAAAAATAATATGTTCGTCAAATTTCCTGAGGTTTTCAAATTCCATGTTCTCATTCTCTAATAACTTGGATACGAGTGTTTCTTAGCCTCCATATATCTAGTCTTTCTTCTATATAAAGAATAACAACCCTCTCGCTTCTACTCAGAAGTGAGAGGGTTGTATCCAGAAATGATATATTGTTACTTACGTTCTACAGTATAACCCTTATCTTCAAGCAACTTCACGATGCCGTGCTCACCAAGGTAGTGGGCTGCACCTACAACGATAAAGTACTCCTCTTTCTTATCACTCTTCAGGTATCCATCAATCTTGTCAGCCATGCCAATGTTACGGTCGATCAGCATTGCTTTGTTGTACTCTTCGTTATCAGAGAAGTTATTGGTCAGATCAAGCAGTTGCTCATCATTACCTGTTTTCCACATCACAGCCATTTGGTTCACACTATCGTCCAGTACATCGAAGTTGTCCAGTGTTGCTTTCAGCGTCTCCTCTTGCAGCTCTTTGGAGAAGTCGTTAAACATGCCCAGTTGGGACTCGTAAGATTCTAGCTCAATAATAGGAAGTTTGCTCTCAATAGCCTTTTGAATGAAATACAGATCCACGCCCGCCGAAGCTTCATATCCAGCCGTCGCTGACTTCAGACTAGTGAGTGTACTTTCCGCAACCCAAGGCTTGAATGCATCCAGCGCATTAGGCTCCAGACCGTTTTTCTTCAGAATATCCCCTAGCTTGGTATACGTCTCTCTTGAAATATGATCCTTCAGCGTTGTTCCATCCTGGTAAGACCCCAGATCCAGAATCAGCTTCTGTTGTGCCTCGTCAGCCGCTTTGCTGATATCGATCTCTACGCCCAAGTAATCTGCTTCAGCGAAAGCTTCTTCAAACTCCTTAGGCAATGGGTAGAAGCTATCGTCTGCAATATGCATGGATCCCACCAGATATACCGTGTTTCCGTTACTCTCCACTTCCCACATGAAGCCGCGGCCACCCGTTTGTGCGACTGCTTCTGTTCCCTTGGAGACGAGTAGAACTGTACGCGTCTTCGCATCCCAGTTTACTTCATACCCTGCGGCATCTCCAACGATACGGATTGGCGCATAAGTTACGCCATTAATACGTGTAAGCTTGCTTTTGAGTGTAATCGTTTTTCCATCTACCACTGCCGTAATCGTATCATCCGTCGCAGTCGTCAGCTTCACATCCATGGCGTCAAGAGTGGAGCGAAGTGGAACCAATGTTGTTCCCTTATCATTGATCGGTGCCCCTACAGTGTATTCTACCGCCTGGTCATTAACTTTAACGGAAGTCCCTTGAGGCGCAGCCATGGCTGGCGCAGCTGCAGCGAGCAAACCAACCGATATGGTGAGAGACAAAAGCATGCGTTTCCAGTTTTTCATATTATGTAATCTCCTTTTAGATATATAGTAGATAAAATCTATTAGTTCAAAGAATGAACATACATCAATATTACGATAATAGACTGGGAGGGGTTCCACCTTTTTCCTAGCATGGTCCCCTCTTCCCTTATAATGATTTCTTTTTCTAAAAGCCAGTATTAGATTATTATTAGTTAGCTCGTAGTAGGCTTAAATTTTGTAAGCTTTCATTGCCTTGAACAATTCCTTGAAGGTTGGGCGCTTACCATACATCAACACACCCGTGCGATAGATTTTGGCAGCCAGCCAGCCGAAGATCAAGATCGATACGACCAGAATGGCTAACGACACTAATATCTCCCATGTTGGAGCAACCCCAGCCCCGATTCGTACCAAGATGGCCGTAGGCGAGGTGAACGGTATGAAACTGGCAACTTTTAATAACAGAATGTTCGGTGTTGCGATACTGAAAATTGCAATGTAGAACGAAACTAGCGAAAGCATCGTAATTGGCAGCACCGCTTGACCCAACTCTTCCGTACGGCTAACCATCGAACCAATCGCAGCAAACATCACCGCATATAGGAAGTAACCAAGGATATAGAAGATCAGTCCGTATACAATAACGGCGATATTTACATCACTCAGGTTCAAACTGAAATCACTCAGAACATCACGGTTATGAGGAAGCAGCACATTCCCTGCGACCACCGCACCGAAAATACCGATTTGAAGCATACCTACCATAAATATACCGATGATCTTGCCAAACATCTGACTCAGTGGAGACACGCTGGTAATCAAAATCTCCATAATGCGCGAACTCTTCTCAGCCGTGATCTCAGATGCGATCATATTCCCTGTCATCATTGTCGATGTGAACAAAAGGATGATCAGCAGATATACCACAATATAATTAATCGGGCTCATGCCATTCTCAGACCCCGCCTCAGCTCCCGCTCCTTCAGCACTCAAGCTTTGCTCACTTACCTTAACAGGTGTATTGATCAGTTCCTTTTGCTCAGCTGTAAGTACATCCTTCACAACGACATCCAGCTTCACACTTTGCAGTGCAGCTTCTATAGAAGCAATAATCTGAGGGGATACCTCTTCTGTTGAATACAGAATCGGCTGCGGGAACTCTTGTCCTTGGGCCGCCTCAAACTTCAGATACCCATCAGTAAGTCCGGATTCAGCGTCTGCTTTCAGCGCAGCTTCATCTTTAGTACCATCAGCAATGAATCGGTACGCCTGATCTCCTTGTGCGGACGAGAACTTCTCCAGCTTCTCCGATACTTCTGGCTGTCCAGCACTCAGAAGCCCAATATTTACAGGGTTGCTTCCTGCAGCCCCACCACCGCTTGATCCACCGTTAAACAAGGTAATGAAATAGGGCACATTAAGTCCGATCGAGATTAAAAGTGCGAGTACAATGGTCGTAACTACAAATGATTTTGTTTTGACTTTGTTTTTGAACGTAAATCCGGTGATTGTTCCCATTTTATTCATTCGAATCACCCACCTCACGAATAAAGATTTGGTTAAGCGTTGGTTCCTTGATTTCAAAATGCTCTACAGTAGTCTGATTCATTGCATGCTTCAATATCTCCTGGGCAGCCTCAACCTGCGCAATATGAATAAGATATCCACGCTCGTTTCGCTCCACCTTGTTAACACCGGCCAATTGATCCAAACCATCCACTTTGCCAGTGGTATTCAGGGATACCTGTTCACGCGGATAGCGGTTCTTGATCTCTTTGATCTCTCCCTGAACCACGGTGTTGGAGCGATGCAGGATTGTTATCTGACGACATAGTTCTTCAACATGCTCCATGCGATGTGTCGAGAACAGGATAGCCGTTCCTTCATCACGCAATTCCTTAACAGTGGATTTGAGCAATTCGACGTTTACTGGATCCAAGCCACTAAAGGCTTCATCAAGAATAAGAATCTGAGGACGGTGCACCACCGCAGCGATAAAGCCCATCTTTTGCTGGTTACCCTTCGATAACTCCTCAATCTTTTTGTCGTAATACTCAGGGACCTCGAATCGATCAAGCCAGTATCTTAGGCTTTTGTCTGCATCCTTGCCATTCATGCCGCGAAGGCGGGCCAAATAATTGATCTGGTCACTGACCTTCACCTTGGGATACAGTCCCCGTTCTTCCGGAAGATAACCCATGATCTGCTGCAGCTCGGTGCTATAAGGCTTGCCGTTATATCGTATCTCCCCACCATCAGGATGAATCAGACCAAGTACCATGCGCATCGTTGTTGTTTTACCAGCACCATTGGCACCCAGCAATCCATAGATTTCCCCTTCTTCCACATTAAGCGTTACACCATTAACAGCCGTCTTATCTGCATATTGCTTGACTACCTGCTTCAGTTCCAATCTGTTCATCATCTATCATCCTCCTTCGTTTATCTCCACAGTGTCGGAGCATACCCCGCAATCCAATATTGCAGCACTTCATCCAGCTCCAGGTTTCGGATTTTCATGATGCGATTACCCGCAAGCTCCAGTCTCTCCTGTGCTTCAATTACGCGGGTCGTAATCACCCGGATGGCACCATCCTCCTGCTTCGACTCAACTACACCTGGAATACTTTCAGGTCTAAGATCGCCTTCGTACCAGATTTCCCTCCACTGGTCGAGCACGACATCTTTCTCCGCCATTCCAAGCGATTGTCCCCGGTGCATCAGTACGATGTAATCAGCCAAACGCTTCACTTCATCTGCAATATGTGTTGCTATCAAAATGGTGGTATCCCCATCCGCCATGAAATTGCGGAACTGCTCAACCATGACCTTCCAGGCAAACGGATCTAGTCCTGATGAAGGTTCATCCAGCAGGAGCAATCTCGGCCGCGCCGCAAGCGCTGCTGCTATTTCGAATTTGCGCCGTTCTCCTTTGGACAACTTCTTCAGTTTCACATCATAGGGAACGTCCATATCATCCATTAGCTGGTTGAACAGCTTCGCATCCCAACGGGTATACCAATGTGCCCGGAATCTGGCAGCTTCAACAGCGGTAATATTGTCTTCTTCCGAACCTCCACCATCTGCAACAAAGCCAATATGCTCTCTCAGTTCTGTGGGAAGTTCGCCTTCGTAATGCTGACCGAACCACATGATCTGACCGGAATCCGGTAGGACGACCCGCTGAAGCATATTCAGCAGCGTGCTCTTTCCCGAACCGTTATGTCCCAATATGGCGACCACGTATCCTTCGGGAATTTCGAGATCAATCGGGCCAATGATTCTACGCTTGCGCATCTTGGATACACCGTTTAGCTGAACCGCTAGTGGTTCCATGTTTACTCACCCCTTATTTCGGATAGTAGATCAACTGCAGAATCTCTTGGAACAACCTTGCCATTTCTTCTTCACTGCAGCCAACCGATTTACCTGAAAGCACAGCTGCCTGCAGCGCCTCTCTTGCTGCTGTCAATTTGTAAGTTTCCCGATCTCCTGCCTCAACCTTGGCTACAAACGTCCCAGTACCCTGCTTCGTTCGAAGCAATCCTTCATTCTCCAGATCCTGGTAGACCCGGCGAACAGTAATCACGCTGCAGTTCAACGATCCTGCAAATTCGCGAATGGACGGCAAATGCGTTCCCTCCCCCAATTGACCCGTTATAATTAAAGATCTTAGCTGGTTTTCAATTTGGTGATATAAAGGTTCAGCACTGTTCTCATTAATTTGAATCGGTATATTCAAGCCCTGCACCTCACCCTCGCGTACACTTCAGTTCACTTGCACGATAGTGCCGGTCATCCTCGATGTCGTTCTATATTGACCTACCATCAACTCAAATCTCGCTTCGCTAATTTCCTTAGTGTGATGCGACTAAGCAACCACAATACTGCAAAACCTAGGATTAACGAACCCCACATGAAAGGTGATAACAACCCCCAGGTTTTACTGATCTCTACGGCATATCGCATTCCGTTTCCACCCATGATTCGAATAATGACCGCAATGAGGACAATCACAGGTATAAACAGCATGCTGATTAACAAATACTTTTTGCCTGTGTGTAAAAATTCCCCAAAGATATAAAACCCTGTGATCAGAACCCCATATCCTGTACAGGTTAGGGCAAAAGCTAGATATTGATCCCATCGGAATCCTTCCAGATGCATCACGGAGACATACAATGCGCCATAGTAGAATATGCCATTATAGATAAAGGCCAGCAATGCCTGCTGAATGCGTCCCCACATGACGGTCTCTGCCGAGATGGGAAGTCTGCGATAGTAGGTCAGCATTTGTGTATACGAATCTTCTTGTATGTAGCGAAAAGAACGTCTGGAAAAGATAAATCCTTGAAATGGAATCATCAGCATGAAGTAGGAATCGGAAATTGTGTTAAGCACATTTTCCTCCCTCTGTCCATGTAACATGACACCACCCATAGCTCCAACGTAGATCATAAACATTGCAGACCATAACCATTGAAGACGATCCTTGCTCCATTCGCTGCGGGTAAGCCACCACGCCTGCTTCCAATTGTTCATAACTTTGCCTGCCTTTCCATCTCACGCTTTACTGTGCAAGCTGTGTTCACTGTGTTTACTGTATATATCAATATACACAGTATACAGACCTTCACTTCGTATCGTCAACCCTTTTTTTCCTGAATCAGGAATATAACAGGAAATTTATTCCCTTACGCATGGAGATGATTCGATATGAAAGGAAGACAGCACGGCGGATCCCACTGTGATCGTTCAGCTTTGAGCTGCAAATGTGCAGGTAAACAAAAAAAAGAGAGCTGACTCCGATATTGTGCGAACACAAATCGGAATCAACTCTTTCAATTTTCCGGCACCTGTATGCAGAAGAGGTCAATCTTTTACACTAAATTGTAGCCGCTTGGCAAACTGCGATTACTGCGGATGGCACGGATTTGGGCCAGTGTCAGCCGTTGATTGGTGGAGATCAGGGATTCCACATCATTACCGCGAATCAGATCATCCAAATCCCTCAGATTGGTATTGCCACGATAGACGCGGAATCCACCCTGAAAGTTTGGTCTCGTAAACACAACCAGCGTTGCATTCGAACTTGTCGAGAAAAAGCGCAGGCTCTCTACTCCATCCAGAATATTGTCCAGATTGCGAAGACCCGTATTACCACGGTAGATCCGGCTTCTTCCTCTGTAGTTCTCTTCTGAATACACCGTGAGACGTGGATACGTTTGACTGACTTGAACTGTTTTTTTCATTTGTTGTTTCCCCCCTCTCGATCTCATTCTATGAAAGGATGCGAGAGAAGGTATGGACGATTGAACAAATCGATTCATCCATTTTTCATATTTTCAAAGAATTTGGTTTTTCTACACCCCGAGAATGACTTCCCATACGGGACGTGTATGCCCGCCAGGATACAGGAGATACAGAAGTACATATACTATGACGCCTGTCAGCGCGCTGCTGAACCAGATCATGGACGTAAACCGTCCCCAGCGGCGATGCGTAGCAAATTTTTTTTTGAATCCCAGCACCAGAGTAGAGATTCCGAAGACCGCAGCTGCCGTAGCGAGAATAATATGAAAAATCAGAAAGATTCGGTAGAAGATCTCCATCTCCGGATCACCGCCCCAAGCGGTATTTCCAACAAATATCGTTCGGGACATATAGATGATAAAGAAAAGCAGGGCCGCGACGGCCCCCGCTACCATCATGGATTGATGAGCCTCCTTTTTGCCGCGAACAATTAATACCCATCCAATCCCAACCAGTACAGCACTAATCACAATGAAAGAAGTACTGATCGTAGGCAGCAAAAAATGCATATCCATCGTGTGTTCCCCCTCTTGTCTGAACATAACCTAGGCTTATTTCGCAGGATTAAGCGGTCCACCTGAACGTTCTACAGGATATGGATCATCATCATCTTCGCGTTTTTCCTTGCGGTACCATTGAAAAAAAACATACGCCAGCATGGATACGAAGATACCCTCCTGAATAAATTTCATGACAATACCACCCACCTGCTGATCCTCCTTGGCGGAGGACAGGAAGTTGAAGAAGCCCGGACCTCCGAACGTACGCAATAATGCCGAAGAGTCTCCCGACACGCAATATCTCATGGCTTCCGCCCATACGGCAGGATTGCTATACGTTTCATATAATGGCTCGGACGCAAAAATAATCAGGCCGCAGGCGGGTGTTAACAGCACCATATTAAGAAAGATGAATCCAATCTTAGACAGCCCTGATGCCTGTCTTGCCTCCGGCAGCGGATTAAGGAGTGTCCACCACATAAGCATGGAGGTAATAAAGAGAACCGCGTAATACAGTCGGTGGACCGTAAAATGAAGCATGACATAATCATGGACAACAGGCAGATGATACAGCGAAAATAATCCGTTGAAGAGTAATGCAGCGACAATCGGATGAGCCAAAAAGGATAACTGCCTTGCTGGCAGCCACCGAATTACTTTTCGCCATACCCAGATCGGCAGTCCTTTCATTAATAAAGGTGGAGCAACCAAATAAGACAAAGCCATGCTTACCATGTGAAAGCTGAACATAACATGCCCCAGCAAATTAAATGGCCCAGCCTGGGCAAGGTAGAACACGGCGAGACCGATGATAAACATGATTTTCTGAGCAGCAGTAGCAGGTTCTGCATCAGTAACCCTTTCACTTAACGGACCTACGACAAACAGATATACAGCTGCAATGAGCAGAAATAATGCAAGAATTAAGGGACTCCATAAATCATTAAAACTAAAGTATTGCAACCCGAGCATACGGGAAACCTCCCGGTGACCTGATTTGGTTATAGCCTGAAACCAACTTTCCATTCCATCGCCTAAAAGGGGAAAAGACGGCGGCACTGCGCCGCCGCCATCTCATTTACCACCAAACCCAATAGAGTGCCATGATAATGCACGTGAATGCTACGAAAAATCCGAAAGCCATGAACAGGATGGGCATCAGATGACCCTTATCCTTCATGTGCATCCAGTATCCAAGCTGGACAAACACCTGAAGAATGG contains these protein-coding regions:
- a CDS encoding TraB/GumN family protein; amino-acid sequence: MKNWKRMLLSLTISVGLLAAAAPAMAAPQGTSVKVNDQAVEYTVGAPINDKGTTLVPLRSTLDAMDVKLTTATDDTITAVVDGKTITLKSKLTRINGVTYAPIRIVGDAAGYEVNWDAKTRTVLLVSKGTEAVAQTGGRGFMWEVESNGNTVYLVGSMHIADDSFYPLPKEFEEAFAEADYLGVEIDISKAADEAQQKLILDLGSYQDGTTLKDHISRETYTKLGDILKKNGLEPNALDAFKPWVAESTLTSLKSATAGYEASAGVDLYFIQKAIESKLPIIELESYESQLGMFNDFSKELQEETLKATLDNFDVLDDSVNQMAVMWKTGNDEQLLDLTNNFSDNEEYNKAMLIDRNIGMADKIDGYLKSDKKEEYFIVVGAAHYLGEHGIVKLLEDKGYTVERK
- a CDS encoding ABC transporter permease, which encodes MNKMGTITGFTFKNKVKTKSFVVTTIVLALLISIGLNVPYFITLFNGGSSGGGAAGSNPVNIGLLSAGQPEVSEKLEKFSSAQGDQAYRFIADGTKDEAALKADAESGLTDGYLKFEAAQGQEFPQPILYSTEEVSPQIIASIEAALQSVKLDVVVKDVLTAEQKELINTPVKVSEQSLSAEGAGAEAGSENGMSPINYIVVYLLIILLFTSTMMTGNMIASEITAEKSSRIMEILITSVSPLSQMFGKIIGIFMVGMLQIGIFGAVVAGNVLLPHNRDVLSDFSLNLSDVNIAVIVYGLIFYILGYFLYAVMFAAIGSMVSRTEELGQAVLPITMLSLVSFYIAIFSIATPNILLLKVASFIPFTSPTAILVRIGAGVAPTWEILVSLAILVVSILIFGWLAAKIYRTGVLMYGKRPTFKELFKAMKAYKI
- a CDS encoding ABC transporter ATP-binding protein gives rise to the protein MNRLELKQVVKQYADKTAVNGVTLNVEEGEIYGLLGANGAGKTTTMRMVLGLIHPDGGEIRYNGKPYSTELQQIMGYLPEERGLYPKVKVSDQINYLARLRGMNGKDADKSLRYWLDRFEVPEYYDKKIEELSKGNQQKMGFIAAVVHRPQILILDEAFSGLDPVNVELLKSTVKELRDEGTAILFSTHRMEHVEELCRQITILHRSNTVVQGEIKEIKNRYPREQVSLNTTGKVDGLDQLAGVNKVERNERGYLIHIAQVEAAQEILKHAMNQTTVEHFEIKEPTLNQIFIREVGDSNE
- a CDS encoding ATP-binding cassette domain-containing protein gives rise to the protein MEPLAVQLNGVSKMRKRRIIGPIDLEIPEGYVVAILGHNGSGKSTLLNMLQRVVLPDSGQIMWFGQHYEGELPTELREHIGFVADGGGSEEDNITAVEAARFRAHWYTRWDAKLFNQLMDDMDVPYDVKLKKLSKGERRKFEIAAALAARPRLLLLDEPSSGLDPFAWKVMVEQFRNFMADGDTTILIATHIADEVKRLADYIVLMHRGQSLGMAEKDVVLDQWREIWYEGDLRPESIPGVVESKQEDGAIRVITTRVIEAQERLELAGNRIMKIRNLELDEVLQYWIAGYAPTLWR
- a CDS encoding GntR family transcriptional regulator, with translation MNIPIQINENSAEPLYHQIENQLRSLIITGQLGEGTHLPSIREFAGSLNCSVITVRRVYQDLENEGLLRTKQGTGTFVAKVEAGDRETYKLTAAREALQAAVLSGKSVGCSEEEMARLFQEILQLIYYPK
- a CDS encoding DUF420 domain-containing protein is translated as MDMHFLLPTISTSFIVISAVLVGIGWVLIVRGKKEAHQSMMVAGAVAALLFFIIYMSRTIFVGNTAWGGDPEMEIFYRIFLIFHIILATAAAVFGISTLVLGFKKKFATHRRWGRFTSMIWFSSALTGVIVYVLLYLLYPGGHTRPVWEVILGV
- the ctaG gene encoding cytochrome c oxidase assembly factor CtaG, with the translated sequence MLGLQYFSFNDLWSPLILALFLLIAAVYLFVVGPLSERVTDAEPATAAQKIMFIIGLAVFYLAQAGPFNLLGHVMFSFHMVSMALSYLVAPPLLMKGLPIWVWRKVIRWLPARQLSFLAHPIVAALLFNGLFSLYHLPVVHDYVMLHFTVHRLYYAVLFITSMLMWWTLLNPLPEARQASGLSKIGFIFLNMVLLTPACGLIIFASEPLYETYSNPAVWAEAMRYCVSGDSSALLRTFGGPGFFNFLSSAKEDQQVGGIVMKFIQEGIFVSMLAYVFFQWYRKEKREDDDDPYPVERSGGPLNPAK